The Terriglobales bacterium genome segment CTGGAAGAGCTTCGAGGACAGCAGCAGCAGCGCCGGGCGGATCCTCTTGCCGCCGCCGCCGCGCAGGTGCTCCCCGATGTCGGTGATGGCGGCGACGCTCGAGACCGTGTCCCGCCCGAACTCGCGCTCCATCGCTGCCAGGTCGTCCCGCAGCAGGTCGAACACTTCTTTCGCCACCGCCGAGGTTGTGCTGGGTGTGGCCACCGACTCCTGACTCCTGACTACTGACTCCTGTAGTTGACGAACTGCATATCGATCCCGAAGTCCTGCTGCCGGAGCAGCGCGATGATCTCCTGCAGCGTGTCGCGGTCCCGCCCGCTCACCCGCACCAGGTCTCCCTGGATCGACGCCTGCACTTTCTTCTTCGAGTTCTTGACCACCTTCACGATCTCCCGCGCCTTCTCGATGGGGATGCCCTGCTGCATGGTGATTCTCTGCTTCACCGTGGCCCCCGCCGCCGGCTCGACCGCGCTGTATGTCAGCGCCTTCAGCGGTACGCCGCGCTTGACCAGCTTGGTCTGCAGCACGTCGTTGACGGCTTTGACCTTGTACTCATCCACCGCCGCCAGGTGGATCGTGTCTTTGCCCTCCAGCGCGATGTTGCACTTAGCGTCCTTCAGGTCGAAGCGGGTGTGGATCTCTTTCGAAGCCTGCTGGATGGCGTTCGAGACTTCCTGCAAGTCCACCTTGCTGACGATGTCGAAAGAGTTCTCAGGCATGACGTCCGCCTATGCTATAGGTTGCCGCCGAACCCCCGCAACCGGCGACATCGCTTACCTCTGTCATCCTGAGCGGGCTTCAGCCCGCGAAGGACCCCACCGGCCCTGGCAGCGCCCAGGTCGCTCAAAGGCACTTCGGGCCAAATGCTGTATAGTCTTCATGCTCGAAGGAGGACCACATGTCCGCTCGCAACGGCGACAAATCCCGCTACGGACGCCAGCGCCGCAAGAAGATCGCCCAGCGCAAGCGCAACCGGGCCCTGCGCAAGACCGGGCAGAAATAGCTAGGCCGACGGACGGGCCAGCATCCACACCCCCAGCGCCAGGATGATCGCCCCGACGACCGCGCGAAAGGTACGCTCCGGGATGCGGCGCA includes the following:
- a CDS encoding YajQ family cyclic di-GMP-binding protein — its product is MPENSFDIVSKVDLQEVSNAIQQASKEIHTRFDLKDAKCNIALEGKDTIHLAAVDEYKVKAVNDVLQTKLVKRGVPLKALTYSAVEPAAGATVKQRITMQQGIPIEKAREIVKVVKNSKKKVQASIQGDLVRVSGRDRDTLQEIIALLRQQDFGIDMQFVNYRSQ